Proteins found in one Gordonia sp. PDNC005 genomic segment:
- a CDS encoding NADH-quinone oxidoreductase subunit G: MSEGQADDQVTVVIDGTPVSVPTGTLVIRAAEMIGVDIPRFCDHPLLAPVGACRQCLVDIEGLRKPMASCTTVVSDGMVVRTQHSSVTAAKAQSGVMELLLINHPLDCPTCDKGGECPLQNQAMSAGRSESRFAGVKRTYTKPVPLSSEVLLDRERCVLCARCTRFADEIAGDPLIALSDRGALQQVSAYREPGAGSDATADAPFDSYFSGNTVQICPVGALTGAAYRFRARPFDLVSSPSVCEHCASGCEQRTDHRRGKVLRRLAGDDPEVNEEWNCDKGRWAFAYTREPDRIVSPLVRGDDGVLHPASWPHALYTAAAGLAASGARSGVLLGGRCTVEDAYAYGKFARVVLGTSDVDFRARAHSGEEAQFLAEHVAGTGLGVTYADLETAPIVVLAGLEPEEESPIVFLRLRKSVRARGQRVHTIAPWRSPGAQKLSATLHSCVPGHEADVLGSDEIRDLLATPGAVLAVGERLATSPGALTAAAATGAPIAWIPRRAGERGALDVGAAPGLLPAGRPVRSERARADIAEIWGVDVPAETGRSTSQILDALIGGDLDGVVVGGVELDDLPDPERAAHALGSAKFVVCLEQRSSDATRHADVVFPVAAAPEKSGTYLDWEGRPRPFATALSVEAGSVPLSDHRVLHALADQIGVDLGCDTAEDIHAEFARIGAWRGERHASAPPTPVDRPAAGPGQAVLASWRMLLDLGRMQDGEPHLAGTAHPTVLRLSSTTAASVDAGDGDDVRVSTARGSITLPLVITDMPDGVVWVPMNSVDSRVHATLGATPGDVVEIGAAR; the protein is encoded by the coding sequence ATGTCCGAGGGCCAAGCCGACGATCAGGTCACCGTTGTCATCGACGGCACGCCGGTCTCCGTGCCAACCGGCACCCTGGTGATCCGAGCCGCCGAGATGATCGGTGTCGACATCCCCCGGTTCTGCGATCATCCGCTGCTCGCCCCGGTCGGCGCGTGTCGTCAGTGCCTCGTCGACATCGAGGGTCTCCGCAAGCCGATGGCGTCGTGCACCACCGTTGTCAGCGACGGGATGGTCGTCCGCACGCAGCATTCGTCGGTGACCGCGGCGAAGGCGCAGAGCGGCGTCATGGAGCTGCTTCTCATCAACCATCCGCTCGACTGTCCGACGTGCGACAAGGGTGGCGAGTGTCCGCTGCAGAACCAGGCGATGTCGGCCGGCCGCTCCGAGTCGCGGTTCGCCGGCGTCAAGCGGACGTACACGAAACCGGTCCCGCTGTCGTCGGAGGTTCTGCTCGACCGAGAACGTTGTGTGCTCTGCGCGCGATGCACCCGATTCGCCGACGAGATCGCAGGCGACCCGCTGATCGCACTGTCCGATCGTGGGGCGTTGCAACAGGTCAGCGCGTACCGCGAGCCCGGAGCGGGCTCCGATGCGACGGCCGACGCTCCATTCGATTCGTACTTCTCGGGGAACACCGTGCAGATCTGCCCGGTCGGCGCCCTCACCGGGGCGGCGTACCGCTTCCGTGCACGCCCGTTCGACCTGGTGTCCTCGCCCAGCGTGTGTGAGCACTGCGCGTCGGGCTGCGAGCAGCGAACCGACCACCGGCGCGGAAAGGTGCTGCGACGTCTTGCGGGCGACGATCCGGAGGTCAACGAGGAGTGGAACTGCGACAAGGGCCGGTGGGCGTTCGCATACACCCGAGAGCCGGACCGCATCGTCTCACCACTCGTCCGAGGTGACGACGGAGTGCTGCACCCGGCGTCGTGGCCGCACGCGCTGTACACCGCGGCCGCCGGGCTCGCGGCGTCTGGTGCCCGCTCAGGTGTTCTGCTCGGCGGCCGGTGCACTGTCGAGGACGCATACGCGTACGGGAAGTTCGCACGGGTGGTGCTCGGGACGTCGGACGTCGACTTCCGGGCGAGGGCCCATTCCGGAGAGGAGGCGCAGTTCCTCGCCGAGCACGTCGCGGGCACCGGGCTCGGCGTCACCTACGCCGATCTCGAGACCGCGCCGATTGTGGTCCTCGCTGGACTCGAGCCCGAAGAGGAGTCCCCGATCGTCTTCCTTCGGCTGCGCAAATCCGTCCGCGCGCGGGGGCAGCGGGTGCACACGATCGCGCCGTGGCGCAGTCCCGGCGCACAAAAGTTGTCGGCCACCCTGCATTCCTGTGTGCCCGGGCACGAAGCGGATGTTCTCGGCTCGGATGAGATACGTGACCTCCTTGCGACTCCGGGCGCCGTGCTGGCGGTCGGCGAGCGGCTCGCCACGAGCCCGGGAGCTCTCACCGCAGCTGCTGCGACCGGAGCGCCGATCGCGTGGATCCCCCGCCGGGCCGGTGAGCGCGGTGCGCTCGACGTCGGCGCCGCGCCCGGACTGCTGCCCGCGGGACGACCGGTGCGATCCGAACGCGCTCGCGCCGACATCGCCGAGATCTGGGGCGTCGACGTACCCGCCGAGACCGGTCGTTCCACATCGCAGATCCTCGACGCCCTGATCGGTGGAGACCTCGACGGAGTGGTGGTCGGAGGTGTTGAACTCGACGATCTGCCGGATCCGGAACGCGCAGCACATGCTCTCGGATCGGCGAAGTTCGTCGTCTGCCTCGAACAGCGCTCCAGCGACGCGACTCGTCACGCCGACGTGGTGTTTCCGGTCGCCGCGGCACCGGAGAAGTCGGGAACCTATCTCGACTGGGAGGGACGACCACGGCCGTTCGCCACGGCTCTGTCCGTCGAGGCCGGCAGTGTCCCCCTCTCTGATCACCGCGTGCTCCACGCACTCGCAGATCAGATCGGCGTCGACCTCGGTTGTGACACCGCCGAGGACATTCACGCCGAGTTCGCCCGCATCGGCGCATGGCGAGGTGAACGACACGCCTCCGCACCGCCCACGCCGGTCGACCGTCCGGCCGCGGGTCCCGGGCAGGCAGTCCTCGCGTCGTGGCGGATGCTGCTCGACCTCGGCCGAATGCAGGACGGGGAACCCCATCTCGCAGGCACCGCGCACCCCACCGTGCTCCGCCTGTCGTCGACCACCGCCGCAAGCGTGGACGCCGGCGACGGCGACGACGTGCGAGTGTCCACAGCACGAGGTTCGATCACCTTGCCGCTCGTGATCACGGACATGCCGGAC